One genomic segment of Intestinimonas butyriciproducens includes these proteins:
- a CDS encoding helix-turn-helix domain-containing protein encodes MAGFGELLAELRKDKSMTQHELADVLHVSVGTISNYETGVHFPDIEKLVNLADFFNVTTDYLLGRCGSNLSPDVFKNMVTEEKTVGDIITALQQLPEERKRILTQIIDDMEFRMAINRYNKKERQ; translated from the coding sequence ATGGCCGGATTTGGCGAATTGCTGGCAGAACTGCGAAAGGACAAAAGTATGACCCAGCATGAGTTGGCCGATGTGCTTCACGTGTCCGTTGGTACGATTTCAAATTATGAAACTGGCGTACATTTCCCCGACATTGAGAAATTGGTTAATTTGGCCGATTTTTTTAATGTTACAACGGACTACCTGCTCGGACGCTGTGGGAGCAATTTGTCGCCGGATGTTTTCAAAAATATGGTGACGGAAGAGAAGACAGTAGGGGACATCATCACCGCACTCCAACAGCTTCCGGAAGAACGAAAACGCATATTGACGCAGATCATAGATGATATGGAGTTCCGCATGGCGATCAACCGCTACAACAAAAAGGAGCGCCAATGA
- a CDS encoding DUF2634 domain-containing protein yields the protein MSTTLFPVVQPEAVQTGTALPLCREVKWDYDGNRPVFRNGEPETVEGAEAVRVWAWLALHTTRFRHEIYSRAYGTELENLMGQPYTEALKQSEAQRYVREALEINPYISAVEDVGVDFDDGRLSISCTVRTIYGTSEVRLHV from the coding sequence ATGAGCACGACATTGTTCCCCGTGGTGCAGCCGGAGGCGGTGCAGACCGGGACGGCGCTTCCGCTGTGCCGGGAGGTCAAATGGGACTACGACGGGAACCGGCCCGTGTTCCGCAACGGAGAACCGGAGACGGTGGAGGGCGCGGAGGCGGTACGGGTCTGGGCCTGGCTGGCCCTGCACACCACCCGGTTCCGGCATGAGATTTACTCCCGGGCCTACGGGACGGAGCTGGAGAACCTGATGGGGCAGCCGTACACCGAGGCGCTGAAGCAGTCCGAGGCCCAGCGGTACGTGCGGGAGGCCCTGGAGATCAACCCCTACATCAGCGCCGTGGAGGACGTGGGCGTGGACTTCGACGACGGGCGGCTGTCCATCTCCTGCACGGTGCGGACCATTTATGGAACAAGCGAGGTGAGATTACATGTTTGA
- a CDS encoding collagen-like protein, translated as MIELQNWRVLMEVRDRELGYESDHLHRRLEIAADLDAGWAVKLDMALGQAKNVVDLERTGDVLWVDLTRDILASDGLYRCQLRGLKGDTVAHSNQFELLVSGSINAAEAFPSVEPSELAQMEARVTQAKAAAVAAADRAEAAAVHPPKLSGDQTWMVWDLESGAYQDTGVYSGGAAPNIGPGGNWVVGGVDTGVSATGPRGEQGPIGPAGPQGEKGDPGEQGLQGIQGETGPQGPQGSKGDTGAQGLQGPKGDQGEQGIQGPQGPKGDTGDTGPQGPAGADGVGLPTVTAEDNGMYAGVVDGAWGKVSAPGGGREWTLLWEHTFSESDVGTAYWEWNVPDITEISVRTWGLQSNQTMGWQLKVNGASLTNNVAVRNTDGIKHQIIHAIFAGAHWITRISTYDYDAMSASSLNNTASPTGANMGDGKAQTIQFAQSAVQDYQIYSGQVKIWVR; from the coding sequence ATGATCGAGCTGCAGAACTGGCGTGTGCTGATGGAAGTAAGGGACCGGGAGCTCGGGTATGAGTCGGACCACCTGCACCGGCGGCTGGAGATCGCCGCGGACCTGGACGCGGGGTGGGCGGTGAAGCTGGATATGGCTCTGGGGCAAGCAAAGAACGTGGTGGACCTGGAGCGGACCGGGGACGTGCTGTGGGTGGACCTCACGCGGGATATCCTGGCCTCCGACGGGCTGTACCGCTGTCAGCTCCGGGGGCTCAAAGGGGATACGGTGGCCCACAGCAACCAGTTTGAGCTGCTGGTGAGCGGGAGCATCAACGCTGCGGAGGCATTTCCGAGCGTCGAGCCCTCGGAGCTTGCCCAGATGGAGGCCAGGGTCACGCAGGCCAAGGCCGCCGCAGTGGCCGCCGCAGACCGGGCGGAAGCGGCGGCGGTCCACCCGCCCAAGCTGTCCGGGGATCAGACGTGGATGGTGTGGGACCTGGAGAGCGGGGCGTATCAGGATACCGGCGTCTACTCCGGCGGGGCGGCCCCCAACATTGGGCCCGGCGGGAATTGGGTCGTCGGCGGCGTGGATACCGGCGTATCGGCGACCGGTCCCAGAGGAGAACAGGGACCTATCGGTCCCGCCGGTCCCCAGGGAGAGAAGGGAGATCCAGGAGAGCAGGGTCTACAGGGCATCCAGGGCGAGACGGGGCCACAAGGCCCGCAGGGGTCGAAGGGCGATACCGGCGCCCAGGGATTGCAAGGCCCAAAAGGAGACCAGGGGGAACAGGGCATCCAAGGCCCGCAGGGGCCAAAAGGTGACACCGGAGACACCGGCCCGCAGGGTCCCGCAGGTGCGGATGGCGTCGGCCTCCCCACCGTGACCGCAGAGGACAACGGCATGTATGCGGGCGTGGTGGACGGAGCGTGGGGCAAAGTGAGCGCGCCGGGTGGGGGCAGAGAGTGGACACTGCTATGGGAACATACATTTTCGGAATCTGACGTGGGTACGGCATATTGGGAATGGAATGTACCCGACATAACAGAGATATCAGTCAGGACCTGGGGGCTACAGTCAAATCAAACGATGGGGTGGCAGCTTAAAGTCAATGGGGCAAGCCTCACAAATAACGTGGCCGTCCGCAACACGGATGGCATCAAGCATCAAATCATACATGCCATATTTGCCGGAGCCCATTGGATCACACGGATATCCACCTATGACTATGACGCGATGTCTGCGTCCTCGCTAAATAATACGGCATCGCCCACTGGCGCAAATATGGGAGATGGTAAAGCCCAAACGATCCAGTTTGCCCAAAGCGCCGTACAGGACTACCAGATATATAGCGGACAAGTAAAGATTTGGGTGAGGTAG
- a CDS encoding RNA polymerase sigma factor, whose amino-acid sequence MIPYCILVIEDDDDRAFMEDLFLQYKKLMYKEINNIVKDPWNAEDVMQSALIKLIDKISLLRSQGRDQRVNYIITTCKNTALNYVRDNARPNDSPYEDYLDVSDFANDGHAIEMRLMKKEELERLARAWPKLDARSRHLLEGYYILS is encoded by the coding sequence ATGATACCGTATTGCATTTTGGTCATCGAAGACGATGATGACCGAGCTTTTATGGAGGACCTTTTCCTCCAATACAAAAAGCTCATGTATAAGGAAATCAACAATATTGTAAAGGACCCGTGGAACGCTGAGGATGTGATGCAGTCCGCCTTGATAAAACTCATTGATAAAATCTCTCTATTGCGAAGCCAAGGCCGGGATCAGCGCGTCAACTATATCATTACGACCTGCAAAAATACGGCGCTGAATTATGTGCGCGACAATGCGCGTCCCAACGATTCTCCCTATGAGGACTATCTGGATGTATCTGATTTTGCCAACGACGGTCACGCGATTGAGATGCGCCTGATGAAAAAGGAAGAACTGGAGCGCTTGGCCCGTGCCTGGCCCAAATTGGATGCGCGGAGCCGCCACTTGCTGGAGGGCTACTACATCTTATCTTGA
- a CDS encoding RNA polymerase sigma factor: MIAYIISTLEDQGDRAFMENLYQDFERLMFSTARRYVQAIPDQKDIVQDAMEKLIKKSATIRSMNRCALACYIVYTIRSTSIDFLRARNKSVEHNVSIDLPESSELEAVAPSMDDLAISAERMALLQSLWPHLPEDDRTLLEGKYVWGYTDQELASLLKCKPSSIRMKLTRARRRAFEQMTEKEGMIG, encoded by the coding sequence TTGATTGCATATATCATCAGCACCTTGGAGGACCAGGGAGACCGGGCCTTTATGGAAAATCTTTATCAGGATTTTGAACGGCTCATGTTTTCTACAGCACGCAGATACGTCCAAGCTATACCGGACCAAAAGGACATCGTGCAGGATGCCATGGAAAAGCTGATCAAAAAAAGTGCAACGATTCGCTCCATGAACCGTTGCGCTTTGGCGTGCTATATCGTCTATACTATTAGAAGCACTTCCATTGATTTTCTTCGGGCGCGCAATAAAAGCGTGGAACACAATGTAAGCATAGACTTGCCGGAATCTTCGGAACTGGAGGCCGTGGCCCCATCCATGGATGATTTGGCGATTTCGGCTGAACGGATGGCGCTATTACAGAGCCTGTGGCCCCACTTGCCGGAGGACGACCGCACGCTTTTAGAGGGAAAGTATGTATGGGGCTATACCGATCAAGAGCTGGCCTCTTTATTAAAGTGCAAACCAAGCAGTATCAGGATGAAGCTGACCCGGGCACGCCGCCGGGCCTTTGAGCAGATGACTGAGAAGGAAGGTATGATTGGATGA
- a CDS encoding baseplate J/gp47 family protein — MFEDITPESIKAAILAEAGESLETREGSFLDSMAGPAALEIWKVYQAMNAVVSIAFVDESSGGYLDLEGAKYGITRKPGTRARCAMTLTGTAGATVPAGTVFVTPGGLEFALTEAVVLTGSGDAGTAEAAEVGSAYNVEAGELSQMAATLPGLSSWTNGPAAGGTDPESDGALYGRIHAYLSRPATSGNAYHYEQWALEVAGVGAARVFPLWNGAGTVKVVLVDGGMEPASAEIVAAVQAHIEAERPIGATVTVAAAAPLSINVTAAVTLDGSAPLSQVKTEFEAALDTYLMELAFSASTLRYNQVAYLLLSIPGVSDFTALTINGGTGNVSIGDEQVPVKGTVTLT; from the coding sequence ATGTTTGAAGATATCACACCTGAGAGCATCAAGGCGGCCATCCTGGCGGAGGCCGGAGAGAGCCTGGAGACCCGTGAGGGGAGCTTTCTGGACTCCATGGCGGGGCCCGCCGCGCTGGAGATCTGGAAGGTCTACCAGGCGATGAACGCGGTGGTGTCCATCGCCTTCGTGGACGAGAGCTCGGGGGGCTACCTGGACCTGGAGGGGGCCAAGTACGGCATCACCCGGAAGCCGGGCACCCGCGCCCGGTGCGCCATGACCCTCACCGGCACGGCGGGGGCGACGGTACCGGCGGGGACGGTGTTCGTCACGCCGGGCGGGCTGGAGTTCGCCCTGACGGAGGCGGTGGTCCTCACCGGGAGCGGCGACGCGGGAACGGCGGAGGCGGCAGAGGTGGGCAGCGCGTACAACGTGGAGGCGGGGGAGCTGTCTCAGATGGCGGCGACGCTGCCGGGGCTGTCCTCCTGGACCAACGGCCCCGCCGCCGGCGGCACGGACCCGGAGAGCGACGGGGCCCTCTATGGGCGCATCCACGCCTACCTGAGCCGCCCGGCCACCTCCGGAAACGCTTATCACTACGAGCAGTGGGCGCTGGAGGTGGCGGGCGTGGGCGCCGCCAGGGTATTCCCCCTGTGGAACGGCGCGGGGACGGTCAAGGTGGTGCTGGTGGACGGCGGCATGGAGCCCGCCTCGGCGGAGATCGTGGCGGCGGTACAGGCCCACATTGAGGCGGAACGGCCCATCGGGGCCACGGTGACGGTGGCGGCGGCCGCGCCGCTGAGCATCAACGTGACGGCGGCGGTGACGCTGGATGGGAGTGCCCCCCTCAGCCAAGTCAAGACGGAGTTCGAGGCGGCGCTGGACACCTATCTCATGGAGCTGGCCTTCTCGGCCTCCACCCTGCGATATAACCAGGTGGCCTATCTGCTGCTGAGCATCCCGGGAGTGTCCGATTTTACGGCGCTGACGATCAACGGCGGCACGGGCAACGTGAGCATCGGGGATGAGCAGGTGCCTGTGAAGGGGACGGTGACGCTGACGTGA
- a CDS encoding XkdQ/YqbQ family protein encodes MEEKLKLLITPPEGGTRDAAALCRSVTWGGSYDQAARTLDFPLLVCPEDKRLPAVDCPPGSRVQFYRGEPLLFDGFVFSRQRDTLSNTVEVSCADRGLYLKRNQGAYRFRGQTPEAITGRVAADFGLTVGSLARTGTAISRNFPGVSLYQIIQTAYTQASAATGGRYMVRFRGEALEVIEKKQGERTLALRPGSNLISLTATDSVERLVNRVQILSKDGTAKGSPVEDGASIARYGLFQQMVTESSGKDAAAEARKLLEDNAPAQKITAQVRGNPALIAGECAVLQEPVTGLYGLCWIDSDTHTWKGGVYTTKLVLNFRNLMDEAEAGKLPDA; translated from the coding sequence ATGGAGGAAAAGCTGAAGCTGCTGATCACCCCGCCGGAGGGAGGGACCCGGGACGCGGCGGCGCTGTGCCGGAGCGTTACGTGGGGCGGGAGCTACGACCAGGCGGCGCGGACGCTGGACTTCCCGCTGCTGGTGTGCCCGGAGGACAAGCGCCTGCCGGCGGTGGACTGCCCGCCCGGGAGCCGGGTGCAGTTTTACCGGGGGGAGCCGCTGCTCTTCGACGGCTTTGTGTTCTCCCGGCAGCGGGACACGCTGTCCAACACGGTGGAGGTGTCCTGTGCGGACCGGGGGCTGTACTTAAAGCGGAACCAGGGGGCGTACCGCTTCCGGGGCCAGACCCCTGAGGCCATCACGGGGCGGGTGGCGGCGGACTTCGGGCTGACGGTGGGGAGCCTGGCCCGGACGGGGACGGCGATCAGCCGGAATTTTCCCGGGGTGAGCCTGTACCAGATCATCCAGACGGCGTACACCCAGGCGTCAGCCGCCACCGGGGGGCGGTATATGGTGCGGTTCCGGGGCGAGGCGCTGGAGGTGATCGAAAAAAAGCAGGGGGAGCGGACCCTGGCGCTGCGGCCGGGGTCCAACCTCATCAGCCTGACGGCCACGGACAGCGTGGAGCGCCTGGTGAACCGGGTGCAGATCCTGAGCAAGGACGGCACGGCCAAGGGGAGCCCTGTGGAGGACGGGGCGTCCATCGCGCGGTACGGCCTGTTCCAGCAGATGGTGACGGAGAGCAGCGGGAAGGACGCGGCGGCGGAGGCAAGGAAGCTGCTGGAGGACAACGCCCCGGCGCAGAAGATCACGGCGCAGGTGCGGGGGAACCCGGCGCTCATCGCCGGGGAGTGCGCGGTGCTCCAGGAGCCGGTGACGGGGCTGTACGGCCTGTGCTGGATCGACAGCGACACCCACACCTGGAAGGGCGGGGTATACACCACCAAGCTGGTGCTGAATTTTAGAAACCTGATGGATGAGGCCGAAGCGGGAAAGCTGCCGGACGCCTGA
- a CDS encoding DUF4367 domain-containing protein, translated as MTRREQLQEQYEDALFALMMDDVATAEGKKYLEENERLKNDPDAAVPEEISRECLRTIRRQFAKRKASAAGRVTAKVFGRVAMVAGVAAMLFTAVFATSETVRVNTMNLVVKVYEECTDFYVENGQSADTIPEVTTGWLPEGYILEDHSKDDVFAWYLYQKSDNESIKIKYTLSEGLVLSVDTEDAAVEHIEIHGAQAMLITKGDVQQLVWLTTDKSAFIQVLGIEVSRDELIHVAQELRY; from the coding sequence ATGACGAGACGCGAGCAGTTACAAGAGCAGTACGAGGATGCGCTCTTTGCCCTTATGATGGATGACGTGGCGACCGCCGAGGGGAAAAAATATCTGGAGGAAAATGAACGGCTGAAAAACGATCCGGATGCCGCAGTACCCGAGGAGATCAGCAGGGAATGTCTGCGGACGATCCGCAGGCAATTTGCAAAGCGGAAGGCCAGTGCGGCGGGGCGGGTCACTGCAAAGGTCTTTGGTCGGGTGGCCATGGTGGCCGGTGTCGCCGCAATGCTGTTTACCGCGGTCTTCGCAACGTCGGAAACGGTGCGGGTCAATACGATGAATCTGGTTGTCAAGGTCTATGAGGAATGCACAGATTTCTATGTTGAAAATGGGCAATCGGCTGATACGATCCCGGAAGTGACCACCGGGTGGTTGCCGGAGGGCTATATCCTGGAAGACCACAGCAAAGATGATGTGTTTGCATGGTATTTATACCAAAAGTCAGACAATGAATCTATTAAAATTAAGTATACCTTGAGTGAAGGACTGGTTTTAAGTGTTGATACAGAGGATGCAGCGGTAGAGCATATTGAAATTCATGGGGCACAGGCAATGCTGATCACAAAAGGAGATGTGCAGCAGCTTGTTTGGTTGACGACGGATAAAAGTGCGTTTATACAGGTTCTTGGTATAGAAGTGTCAAGGGATGAACTGATCCATGTGGCACAAGAACTCAGGTATTAA
- a CDS encoding phage holin family protein, translated as MTENINGIKAAVAAVIAALTALWGWYGWFICILALCMLLDYITGSAAGMKAGEWSSKTARTGLWHKLAILVAVLVAAILDTVVGMIVNNIPSITLPFEYTVIFGPLVVAWYILTELGSILENAGKLGDGKQPAWFKRAVSALKSGVDQTGDKLGGGEDREKE; from the coding sequence ATGACCGAAAACATCAACGGCATCAAGGCCGCCGTGGCCGCCGTCATCGCCGCGCTGACCGCTCTGTGGGGGTGGTACGGTTGGTTTATCTGCATTCTGGCCCTGTGCATGCTGCTGGACTACATCACCGGCTCCGCCGCCGGAATGAAGGCGGGGGAGTGGTCCTCCAAGACGGCCCGCACTGGGCTGTGGCATAAGCTGGCCATCCTTGTGGCTGTACTGGTGGCCGCTATTCTGGACACAGTAGTGGGCATGATCGTCAACAATATTCCGTCGATCACGCTTCCCTTTGAGTATACGGTGATCTTCGGCCCCCTGGTGGTGGCTTGGTACATCCTCACGGAGCTGGGCTCCATCCTGGAGAACGCGGGGAAGTTGGGGGACGGTAAGCAGCCCGCGTGGTTCAAAAGGGCCGTCTCCGCCCTCAAATCCGGCGTGGACCAAACCGGGGATAAGCTGGGCGGTGGAGAGGACCGGGAGAAGGAATGA
- a CDS encoding LysM peptidoglycan-binding domain-containing protein: MARQFIFKDTETGRELVLPVTPGSYDVEHGRKAAGITMQESGDVNLPGPAVLLDTELTCLLPAQGYPFNQPGAGTNPWVYLEQLEKWSDAGTVLRFVVSGTPVNAAVLLDPIRYREQDGTGDLYCTIPLRGYRALAAETTESRQTGNGARTVEAEPERAETYTVAAGDTLSAICRRFYGDATLYGRLAAANGIANPNLIHPGQVLRLPAREELPAAATPSRSQKAAAATVYGRDPETGKSYLNLSRDKLLEIM; encoded by the coding sequence ATGGCGCGGCAATTTATCTTCAAGGATACGGAGACGGGGCGGGAGCTGGTGCTGCCGGTGACACCCGGGAGCTATGACGTCGAGCACGGGCGGAAGGCGGCGGGCATTACGATGCAGGAGTCGGGGGACGTGAACCTGCCGGGCCCGGCGGTGCTGCTGGACACGGAGCTTACCTGCCTGCTGCCGGCCCAGGGGTATCCCTTCAACCAGCCGGGCGCGGGGACGAACCCGTGGGTATACCTGGAGCAGTTGGAGAAGTGGAGCGACGCGGGGACGGTGCTGCGGTTCGTGGTGTCCGGGACGCCGGTGAACGCGGCGGTGCTGCTGGACCCGATCCGATACCGGGAGCAGGACGGGACGGGGGACCTCTACTGCACGATCCCGCTGCGGGGCTACCGCGCGCTGGCGGCAGAGACGACGGAGAGCCGTCAGACGGGGAACGGGGCGCGGACGGTGGAGGCGGAGCCGGAGCGCGCGGAGACGTACACGGTGGCGGCGGGGGACACGCTGTCGGCCATCTGCCGGAGGTTCTACGGCGACGCGACGCTGTACGGGCGCCTGGCGGCGGCCAACGGGATCGCCAACCCCAACCTCATCCACCCCGGCCAGGTGCTCCGGCTGCCCGCCCGGGAGGAGCTGCCGGCGGCGGCGACGCCCTCCCGGTCCCAGAAAGCGGCGGCGGCGACGGTATATGGGCGGGACCCGGAGACGGGAAAATCCTATCTGAACCTCTCCCGGGACAAGCTGCTTGAGATCATGTGA
- a CDS encoding XkdX family protein produces MSFERIQYYYEAGLWSKPMVKTAVRKGVITKEQYKDITGEDYA; encoded by the coding sequence ATGAGCTTTGAACGGATCCAGTATTATTACGAGGCGGGCCTGTGGAGCAAGCCGATGGTGAAGACGGCGGTGCGCAAGGGCGTCATCACCAAAGAACAGTACAAGGACATCACCGGCGAGGACTACGCCTGA
- a CDS encoding sporulation initiation factor Spo0A C-terminal domain-containing protein: MAMYLIVPEQDKENAGKPLTAEQLLRRLGVTGRLAGFRYAASLVEQVAEDPDCIRLITKRLYPDTARQFGVTASSLERSVRTLVRICWEREEHEFLDHVAGCHVERRPSNTEFIDMLAGYLRQNQ, from the coding sequence ATGGCTATGTACTTAATCGTTCCCGAGCAGGATAAGGAAAATGCGGGAAAGCCCCTCACCGCCGAACAGCTCCTGCGCCGCCTCGGCGTGACGGGGCGGCTGGCGGGGTTCCGCTACGCGGCCTCCCTGGTGGAGCAGGTAGCGGAGGACCCGGACTGCATCCGGCTGATCACCAAACGGCTCTACCCCGACACGGCCCGGCAGTTCGGCGTCACGGCCTCCTCCCTGGAGCGCTCGGTCCGCACACTGGTCCGTATCTGCTGGGAGCGCGAGGAGCATGAGTTTCTGGACCACGTGGCCGGCTGCCATGTGGAGCGGCGACCCTCCAACACGGAGTTCATCGACATGCTGGCGGGTTATCTCAGGCAAAATCAGTAA
- a CDS encoding DUF2577 family protein — translation MEENPYQRLARIFTPGAAEGGLCLGTVASWPDQDHPTRPHRVIAGGTSQEREDLLSSPGLLPYGLAAGDQVVLLPIEENQRYIILCKAVSV, via the coding sequence GTGGAAGAAAATCCTTATCAGCGGCTGGCGCGGATCTTTACGCCCGGGGCGGCGGAGGGCGGGCTGTGCCTGGGGACGGTGGCGTCCTGGCCGGACCAGGACCACCCGACACGGCCCCATCGGGTGATCGCCGGGGGGACGTCCCAGGAGCGGGAAGACCTGCTCTCGTCGCCGGGACTGCTGCCCTATGGTCTGGCGGCGGGGGACCAGGTGGTGCTTCTGCCCATTGAGGAGAACCAGCGGTATATCATTCTGTGCAAGGCGGTGAGCGTATGA
- a CDS encoding putative phage tail protein, which translates to MKLIGYLPDFYAASPQIAALQGALEQQTEALWTAENGLIDQLDVNKATWGLSCWEASLGLDVDVSRPDAYRRTRILSKLRGQGTTTVAMIQNVAESFYNGQVAVEEQPEAYRFDIRFLSSIGVPPNLDDLSAALEEIKPAHLAYDYIILYRTWGELEEKTWGELESRTWDEILGGEL; encoded by the coding sequence GTGAAACTGATCGGCTATCTGCCGGACTTCTACGCCGCCTCGCCCCAGATCGCGGCCCTCCAGGGGGCGCTGGAGCAGCAGACCGAGGCCCTGTGGACGGCGGAGAACGGGCTCATCGACCAACTGGACGTCAACAAGGCCACCTGGGGACTGTCCTGCTGGGAGGCGTCCCTGGGGCTGGATGTGGACGTGTCCCGCCCCGACGCCTACCGGCGGACCCGCATCCTCTCCAAGCTGCGGGGGCAGGGCACCACCACCGTGGCCATGATCCAGAACGTGGCCGAGAGCTTTTACAACGGCCAGGTGGCGGTGGAGGAGCAGCCGGAGGCATACCGTTTCGACATCCGGTTCCTGAGCAGCATCGGGGTGCCGCCCAACCTGGACGACCTGTCGGCGGCCCTGGAGGAGATCAAGCCCGCGCACCTGGCATACGACTACATCATCCTCTACCGGACTTGGGGAGAGCTGGAGGAGAAGACCTGGGGAGAGCTGGAGAGCCGGACCTGGGATGAGATTTTAGGAGGTGAGCTCTGA
- a CDS encoding helix-turn-helix transcriptional regulator produces MDDYKSYCAALMKVYRKANHMTQKELAEMVGVKHLTLRAWEQNVASPPYEIWKQIKSLLFGGIAG; encoded by the coding sequence ATGGATGATTATAAGAGCTATTGCGCAGCATTGATGAAGGTCTACCGAAAGGCCAATCACATGACCCAAAAGGAGCTTGCGGAGATGGTGGGGGTCAAGCATTTGACCCTTCGAGCCTGGGAGCAGAACGTGGCGTCGCCGCCATACGAGATATGGAAACAAATCAAGTCACTTTTGTTTGGCGGTATTGCCGGATGA
- a CDS encoding N-acetylmuramoyl-L-alanine amidase encodes MSKYITSIPLGDIDRVQIYINSSKLPLRQIVAQEAPDLAITGNFWLYGSYQPACPIKADGKVLATDAYHYPALIWDTGPDISMGIVPPGGACGKANYIANSAGLYQGKPETMYCKPDVRGRRGRTGWGFCGGALAFIAFPDGSDGMEPEELRDYVQGLGWSDCIMGDGGRKVNYYNRATGDMVQGRDPSQNLILVYKRKGHSSKPDDSDKEDKPMDDITQAIMTNSDCYKAGRTIIPKGIMVHSTATPGADAQTIRSAWDRSGAEAAVHYIIDDQRTLQTLPDTCRAWHCGGAANNTHLSLEICEPQECRLIPAEWIALKRGSSGWAVQRLQMELQARGYDPKGVDGSFGPGCDAALRACQKDLGLTADGSCGPATLAKLASRQGSYLAYNPQDTAAYFAAVWGRAVALCVQLCKTYGLTAADILCHSEGYAKGIASNHADVMHWWPYHSKTMDMLRAAVDKALGAQEPDYRAQVQARFGLAEETMDYLEAYRYGADLLQKLAAAN; translated from the coding sequence ATGAGTAAGTACATCACCTCTATCCCACTGGGGGACATAGACAGGGTGCAAATCTACATCAACTCCAGCAAGCTGCCCCTCCGACAGATTGTGGCCCAAGAGGCTCCAGACCTTGCGATCACGGGCAACTTCTGGCTCTACGGCAGCTATCAGCCCGCGTGCCCCATCAAGGCTGACGGGAAGGTGCTGGCGACCGACGCATACCACTACCCGGCTCTGATCTGGGATACCGGGCCGGACATCTCCATGGGCATAGTCCCGCCCGGCGGGGCCTGCGGCAAGGCGAACTATATTGCAAATTCCGCCGGACTCTACCAGGGCAAGCCGGAGACCATGTACTGCAAGCCAGATGTCCGGGGGCGTCGCGGCCGGACGGGGTGGGGCTTCTGCGGCGGGGCGCTCGCCTTCATCGCCTTCCCGGATGGGAGCGACGGCATGGAGCCGGAGGAGCTGCGGGACTATGTGCAGGGACTCGGATGGTCCGACTGCATCATGGGCGACGGTGGACGCAAGGTGAACTATTATAACAGGGCCACTGGGGATATGGTGCAGGGCCGTGACCCAAGCCAGAATCTGATTTTGGTCTACAAGCGCAAGGGGCACTCATCCAAGCCCGACGACAGCGATAAGGAGGACAAGCCTATGGACGACATCACCCAGGCCATCATGACCAACAGCGACTGCTACAAGGCCGGGAGGACCATTATCCCCAAGGGGATCATGGTACACTCCACCGCCACCCCGGGGGCGGATGCCCAGACCATCCGGTCCGCCTGGGACCGGTCAGGCGCAGAGGCGGCGGTCCACTACATCATCGACGACCAGCGCACGCTCCAGACCCTGCCGGACACCTGCCGGGCGTGGCACTGCGGCGGGGCGGCCAACAACACCCACCTGAGCCTTGAGATTTGCGAGCCCCAGGAGTGCCGCCTGATCCCCGCCGAGTGGATTGCCCTCAAACGGGGGTCCTCTGGCTGGGCTGTCCAGCGCCTCCAGATGGAGCTCCAGGCCAGAGGATACGACCCCAAGGGGGTGGACGGCTCTTTCGGGCCCGGCTGCGACGCGGCGCTGCGGGCCTGCCAAAAGGACCTGGGACTCACGGCGGACGGGTCCTGCGGACCGGCCACCCTCGCCAAGCTGGCAAGCCGCCAGGGCTCGTATCTGGCTTACAACCCCCAGGATACCGCGGCATATTTTGCCGCCGTGTGGGGCCGCGCCGTGGCGCTGTGCGTCCAGCTCTGCAAGACCTACGGCTTGACCGCCGCCGACATCCTGTGCCACTCGGAGGGCTATGCCAAGGGCATCGCCTCCAACCACGCGGATGTGATGCACTGGTGGCCTTACCACAGTAAGACCATGGATATGCTCCGGGCGGCGGTGGACAAGGCATTGGGCGCGCAGGAGCCGGATTACCGGGCCCAGGTACAGGCGCGCTTCGGGCTGGCCGAGGAGACCATGGACTACCTGGAGGCGTACCGATACGGCGCGGACCTGCTGCAAAAGCTGGCCGCGGCAAATTAG